The window CAATATTGATACTGTACATTGTAACATCACCGCCAAGGCCGAGCGTTATTTCAGAGTTCTTATGTTTTTTGATATGACAAACTTCGGTGAAAAATTTATGTTGGTTAGTACTTGGTAATTCAGCGTCTTTTACGCGTAAGTCTGAAAGTTGAGCACGTGAGCTTTTAATAGAAACAATGCGTTCTCGTTGCTGTGCGTAAAAATCATAGCCAAAAGCAATTTGCCACGGTTTAGCATTTACTACAGCGCTCATGACAATGTTGAAAATGCCGCCAGGGTAGACGTTTGATTTAAATGGTGTTGGAAAAATAAACTGATCTATATACTTTTGTATTAATGCTGCTGCTTCTTCATCAGAAAGACCTGGAATATTAATAGCGTCAAGATTTGTTTCTGCTGTCTGCTTAAACATGAGCAAGCGTGTTTCTTGGCCAGGGAAAAGTTTATCATAAGAAAAGCGAAACCAAAGATGGGCAAGATTTCTGAAAATCCCAACTTTTGATTCTAAATAGTAACCAACGCCAAAATGGCCACCATTGCCAAGTTGAGGATTCAGCAGGAAATCTCGTATGCCGCGGAGTTGATCAAGGAGTGATTCGGTTAATTGATCGATATCTGATACTTCTAGAGATATATCGGTAAAGCGTGGGTTAGAAACAGCAAGGCTTGTTGGTAAAATTGCTTCAAAACCTGTATCAACCTTAAAGCTTGTCATGTTTAATGAATTCAGGCCCAGTTTGAGTCGTGTGTCGCCCATGCCGTATCTAATGATAAAAAACTCATCTTCATTAACCCCTTGCCCAGGACGAACTTTTTCTACTATTGCTAGTGCCTGTTGTTTATCTTTATTGCTTAAAAAGAAGTTGCGTTCAGAAAGTTGTAGTGATGTATGGATTTGAAACGTGAAGGGTTTTTGTACAAAAGCTCCTTGTAAAAAGAAGCCTGTTTTTCTTTCTTGGATACGCATTTTTTGAAAAAGAGGAAGAAGTGTTAAAAGTTCTTCTGAAGAGACATTATTGGGGGCATTTTGTGCAACGTAGTCTGTGATAAATTTGATAAGTTCTGGATTGATTGAGGTAATGTCTAAAAGAGAGTCTGCAGAAACTTGCATTTTGTCGGTCATATTAAAGAAGTAGCTTGCAGCAAAGCCCCCATGTTCGATAGCAGTTATTTTGTGGGGCAAGAGATAAAGCACGTCGCGACCTTTTGGAGCTTGTGTATTGTTCCACAAAGGGCTTTTAATTTGACCCAAAAGAGCAAGTGTTAATCCTTGCGCAGGGGTTGTTCTGGTTAAGAGACAGTTATTTTCAAAATTTTGAATAGCATCTAAATCAAAGTCAAGTTCATCAAAGTCGTCAAACTCCATTGATGCGTAGCATGGTGTTGCGATAAGAGCTAAAGCAAGAAAAAAATTACGGATAATACGTAAAAGATTCATTTTTTTAAATTCCTAAATATTCATTTATTATTACGACCCTTGAGCGATAACTTTGCCAGCATAGCATAAAAGTTTATAGAACAATATACCCGCACTTTGGGGGTGGCTGGAGGGGTGTTGCAACACGGGACAGTAAATCAAAAAGTACACAACTGTCAAGAGTAGGAGCTGTTTTGCGATTATTTTATCCAATTTTTTTTCTTTTCTGTAGATTTTCATAAAATAAGAAGCTAAAATCCTAGGACACTTTTTGTGCTATAAAAAAACTGTTTATTTCAAACTGCAATGACATCAATTTTTTTAAGGAGCCATAATGACGTCACCAAAAAAGAAGCATATTCTCGTTCTGGAAGGAAATATTGGAGCTGGAAAGTCGACCTTTTTGGATATTTTGCGTCGTAATCTTGATATTGATGTTATTTTTGAACCTACTGATAAATGGCAACAAGTGGGTGCTTCAGGTAATTTGCTCAATCTTTTTTATAGCGATACCCCACGTTGGGCCTACACGTTTCAGTCATATGCTTTTATTAGTCGTGTTCAGGCGCAGCAGGAGCACGAAGAACGAGCAACGGGCGATAAGGTGCACGTAATTGAGCGTTCGGTTTATTGCGATCGTTATTGTTTTGCCAAAAATTGCTTTGAAGCGGGTCTTATGAGTGAGCTTGAATGGCAAATTTATAAAGAATGGTTTGGTTGGTTGGTTGAAAAATATACTACGCGACCAAGTGGTTTTGTTTATTTGCAAGCAACCCCAGAAACGTGCTATCAGCGCTTAACGAAGCGTAATCGTTCTGAAGAGTCAGAAATTCCATTAGCATATTTACAAGCTCTTCATCAACGCCATCAAGATTGGTTGATTGACAAGAAAGATGTTATTGATGTTTTAAAAAATGTTCCTGTTTTAACGCTTGATTGCAATCAAGATTTTGAATTTGATCTTGAAGAGCAGGAAAAGCACATTCAAGCAGTTAAAGATTTTATAGAAAATATTGGCGCTATTACGCCAGCAAAAATTACAACATTTGAAACGGAAAATAAAAAACAGGTGAATTCTGGTGCTTGTGAGGGGTCTGTTTAGCCTAAAACAAGCTATCTTTCGGAAGAATTCCCTGTTTATGTTTGACAAAAGAACTATTCTTTTTACATACTACACACAGTACATTGTTTAACCTGAAGACCTAAAGCAAAAGGATTTAATATGGCTGATACAAATTGGGTGCCAATAGCCGCGTACATAGCTGCTGGTTTGTGCATGGGAATCGGTACATTGGGGCCATCGCTTGGGCAAGGGTTCATTGGCGGTAAAGCCTGTGAGAGCATTGGTAAGAAGCCAGAAAGTTCCAACGTTGTTTTTAGAACCATGGTTATAGCTCTTGCATTTGTTGAATCAACGGCTATTTATGCCTTGGTTATTTCGCTTATTTTATTGTTTTACGTTGGCAAATAAGCGGTATGTGGGGTACTAGGCTATGCAAATTAATGCCACGCTTTTTATCCAGATTATAAATTTTTGGCTGACGTATGCCTTTTTAAGTCACTTCTTACTGCGGCCACTTATTATGTTACTGCGGCATCGTGCGTTTATTCGAAGAGGGTTGCTTAATTCTTTAACCAAGTATGAAAGTGCTTTAAAAGAAAAAGTTGCTCAAAAGGCAGATTCTTTAGTGAGTTTTAAACAGCATCTTAAACAAGACTATGCGCTTCCTACTATTAGCTATCCTGAAGTGCCGCTTCAAGTTGTTTATAAAAAGAGCTCAGAAGATATAGAACAGGCAGTACGTGTCAGTAAAGAATTTTTTGTGAAGAAAGTTTCTCATGCATATCGAGACTGACTTTTGGGGAATTGTTTTTCGATTTACCCTTTTTTCTTTGTTGATTTATCAGGTGTATGTATTGATAAAAGCATACGTGGTGCCGTTTTTGTATGAACAACTTAGATCGTTAAGAAAACGAGAAACTGAGCTTTTAGAAAAAGAAAAGCTGATAATGTCTACCATGAATCGCGTTGAGCGCACTATTTCTCATCAAAAAAAGATGTTTGTTTTGCTCGAGCGTAAAGTAAAAACATGGTATGACTCTGAGCAAGAAAGAAAAGAAGTGCTTGATAAAGAGCATGAAAAAATTAGAGAGCAGATTACTGAGAAAAGAAAAATTCAAGCAACGTTTTTGACGTTGGCAAAAGAAATGCAACAAGCAATTCCTGAAGCGGTAGATCTTGCACGCAAAGAGCTTGTTCAAAAATATGCTCACGACAAAGGCAAGAATGTTCTTAAACAATGTATTGAACAGTTTGGGTCAGTAAAAACAACGTTATAATGATTTTAAAAAGTGAAGCACTTGCGAAAAAATATGCGCAAGCGCTGATGAATCTTTATCAAGACCTTCTTGACGATCGTTGCTATCAAAGCTTGCTCGTGTTGGAAGCGTTTTTTAAGAAACATAAATACGTTTGTGTTTATTTAGATATTCCAACCATTAGTGATGAATTTAAAGAGCTTATGCTCAAAAAGATTTTAGAAACACTTAATATTTGTAAGACCATTGTGCGCTTGATTAAGCCGTTGCTTAAGCACCGTCGTATTGAGATGATTTATGATATTGTGTGTCAAGTGATTAGGTTGTATCGCATTCGCAAAAATATGTTACTCTTTGAGGTAACTACATCGCACCATTTAACTGATCAAGAACAACAGGAAGTCATTGTACAGTTAGAAAAAATTCCAGAAGTGAAAAAGGTAGAAGTGACTTTTTTAGTTGATTCTGAGTTGGTGTGTGGCATTAAGATAAAAGGTGAGACTCTTATGTGGGAGAGCTCCATTGCGCAACATTTAGAAAATGTAAAACGTTCAGTGCTTCGACGAGTGAGACTATGGTAGAAAGAGATACGGATATAATTTCTATTCTTGAGAAATCATTAAGTGATAAGCCCCAAGAAAAATTAGAAGAAATTGGGACGGTTATTAAAGTTGGCGATGGTATTTGTAAGGTCTATGGCCTGACCAATGCTATTTTTGGCGAGTTTATTAATTTTGAAAATGGTGGCAAGGGGATTATCCTTGATCTTGACGAAGATTATGTTTCTGTTGTTTTGCTTGATAGCAGCTGTATTGTTATTGAGCAAGAAGTTGCACATCGCACGGGAACTGTTTTCTGTGTGCCGGTTGGCGAGGCTCTTGTTGGTCGCGTTGTTAATGCTCGTGGTATGCCGCTGGATGCGTGTGGTGAAATAAAAGCTGAAAAACTAATGCCTGTTGAGCATGCTGTTGCCGGTATTGCACAGCGTAGCCCAGTAAACCGTTCAATGGAAACTGGTATTGTGGTTGCCGATAGTTTAATTCCCATTGGTCGTGGGCAGCGTGAGCTGATTATTGGTAATCGTGGCACAGGAAAGACCACCATTGCTATTGATACCATTTTGCATCAAAAGGGCAAAAACGTTATCTGTATTTACGTTTCGATTGGTAATAAGCAGTCGAGCACGGCAAAAATTATTTATGAATTTGAAAAGCATGGTGCCTTTGAGTATTGTATTGTGGTTAATGCAGATGCTAAAGAATCTGCCTTAAATCAATTCTTGGCTCCATATTCGGGCTGCACCATTGGTGAATATTTTATGAAAAAGGGCAAAGACGTTTTGATTGTTTACGATGATCTGAGCGCGCATGCCATTGCGTATCGTGAATTGTCGCTTTTGTTGCGCCGTCCACCTGGACGTGAAGCGTATCCTGGCGATATTTTTTATATTCACTCGCGTCTTTTAGAGCGTGCGGGCCAGCTTTCTGCCGAGCAAGGTGGTGGTTCGTTAACTGCATTGCCAATTATTCAAACGCAGGGCGACGACATTTCTGCTTACATTCCGACCAATCTTATTTCAATAACTGATGGTCAGATCTTTTTAGATACCAGTTTATTTAATAGTGGTATGCGGCCTGCCGTTAATGTTGGCTTGTCGGTATCACGTGTTGGTGGTTCTGCCCAGACCAAGGCTATTAAAAAAGTTGCAGGGACATTAAAACTTGATTTAGCACAGTACAATGAATTGCTGGCATTTGCGCAATTTGGCTCAGAGCTTGACCGTGCAAGTCGGCGTGTGCTGGACCGTGGTAGGCGGGCAACCGAATTATTGAAGCAAGACGAGCATGTGACGTATTCGTTTGTTGATCAAGTTTTGTTTTTGTTTCTTTTGAAAGAAGGTTTTTTAGATAAACTTACGATAGAATATGTTAAGCCTTTTGCTGCACAATTTGTTAGTTACGTTCATGGAACCAACCAAGCGCTTTATATGCACATTCAAACAACAAAAGAATTGTCTGACGACGATGCTGCTGAATTGCGAAAAGCTGCTGAAGAGTTTGGGTTGATTTTTTCTGAATAACTACTGAGCTATGACACTATTTTTAGTAAATTTTTTGACGATTCTTTCATTGTTTTTTTCTTTATTTTTTTTAACCAATTGTGGACGAAAAAATCGTTCACTCTTTTCTTTTCCAACAGAAAAAGTAGAAAAAATTAATACGCTCGATTTACCTTCAGTGCGTTGTCTACATGTTGAACGTGTTGCTATTACCAATATAATTTCTTGGCAACCTGTTACGAGTCCTAAGGATACGGTAACACTGGTTGGTTACGAAGTGTACCGTTTAAACCAACAGGGTTTTATTGCGCGTTCACCGCTCAACGATGTTTTTTTGACTGTCTGCGAATTTGTTGATCAGCACACTGTTAATGATCACTTGGCATATGTTGTGCGTGCAGTTTTTAAAAAGAATGATTCGCTGAAACGAGGGCCAGTTAGTCAGGTTGTTGCTGCTCAATAATAAAAAATAGGTTTAAAAAAAACTCCCTCCAACTTAGGACAAGCTGGAGGGTTGGGGGGGCGAACAATACATAAGTATTGTTCATTTAGGGACTTTGTTTACAAAGACATTGTAACAATATCTTTGTAAAAATCTATTAATCTCAATAAATAACTTATGCTTGCAAGAGGGTAGCAGCCTGGTACTCCTATGTCAAGAAAAAAACTTTTCTATATCGCTAGTTTTTTTAAAATAAAAATTCTTTGTTTGTTGAAAAAATTATTGCAATTACGTTATATGTTAATGATGTTTTGAATGAATGATAGCAAACAAAGCTTGGTGGTACAATGAATGCATATCAGAAATCAATTAATGAGTTAGAAAAAGAATTGCAAATTGATAGTCAACAAGGATTATCATTGCCAATAGTTCATGAACGGCAAAAATGTTATGGTTACAATGTTATCACCCAAAAACAAACAACAACCTGGTTGAGTGTTTTAATGAGCCAGTTTCTGAATCCTTTAATGATTATTTTGTTGCTTGCAGCAGGAGCAAGTTTTTTTTTAAACGAATACAAAGATAGTATTATTGTTTTGATTGTTGTAGTCGTTAATATTATTATTGGTTTTGTACAAGAATGGCGAGCCGATCGAGCGAGACAGCTTCTAAAATCATATGAAGTCTCGTGGTGTAAGGTTAAGAGATCGGGGCATTATGGTATTGTTGATGCTGCTTCGTTGGTGCCGGGTGATGTTGTTGTTCTTGAAGCGGGTTCTCGAGTTCCTGCCGATATGCGTCTTTTTTTTGTTGCTGATTGTATGATAGACGAAGCGCTGTTAACGGGCGAAGCAAAGCCAGTAAAAAAAGAGTGTGGGGTTTTATTGGAGGTTTGCCCGGTTGGGAATCGGCGTAATATGGCTTATGCTGGCACGCATGTGTTGAACGGCAAGGCAGAAGGAGTTGTGGTTGCTACCGGGGCTGCAACGCAACTTGGTATGATTGCTGCTTTGGTTAGTGAAACAAAACGAGGTTTAACGCCCTTGCAAGAGCAGTTGAAGCGGTTTAGCTGGCTTCTTGGTGGAGGAATGGTTAGCTTAACAGCAGGTGTGGTTGCTCTTGGCGTTGCTCGTGGCCACGCCTTGGGCGATTTGATAACGACTGGCATCGCACTGGCTGTTGCTGCTGTACCAGAAGGCATGTTGGTTGCGTTGACTGTTGTGTTAGCGCTTGGAATGCGGCGCATGTTACAGCGTCAAGCTTTGGTTAGGCATCTTGTGGCGGCAGAAACGTTGGGTAGTGTTTCGGTTATTTGTACTGATAAAACAGGGACATTAACAGAGGGACGCATGTGCGTTGTAAAAGCTATAACATCTGCTATAGAGTATGACTTTGATCAAGAGAACCAGCGTGTTCTATCATTGGATTCTGAAATTAATTATTTGTTGACGGCTTGTGTTTTGAATAGTAATGCCGATGTTGATGTGGTACATAAAACGTTTATTGGTCAACCAACGGAAGTGGCATTATTGGCGGCAGCGCATGCAGCAGGCATAGATAGTGCTGTGTGTCGGCAAGAATTTGTGCGGTTGGCAGAGCTGCCTTTTTCTTCTGAAAAAAAATATATGGCTACAGTACATCGTTATTTTGAAGAAGAAGTTCTTATAGTAAAAGGTGCGCCTGAAAAAATTTTTTCATTGTGTAAGCAAAATGCTGCCTTGCAGAAATTTGAGCAACGAATGCGAGAATTATCGGCCCAGGGCCTGCGTTTGCTTGCTGTTGCTGAAGCAAAAAAATCTCATATTTCATTAGAGCATGATATAAAAAATTTAGATTGTCTTGGACTTATTGGGATCCAAGATCCATTGCGTAAGCATGCGGCTGATACGGTGCGTGAGCTTAAAAATGCAGGAATTTACGTTGTGCTGGTTACTGGCGATCATGTAGAAACAGCAACGCATGTTGCTCGTTTGGTTGGGTTGCCTGTTGGGAACGAACGTGTCATGTCTGGCAGCAATCTAGATCAATTGATGCCAGGCCAACTTGAGGACCTAATTCAAAACATTACCGTTTTTGCGCGTGTTGAGCCGCGTCATAAAATTGACATTGTTCGTGCTTGGCAACAAAAGAGCCAGTCGGTTGCTATGACTGGTGATGGTGTTAATGATGCTCCGGCGCTTAAAGCGGCTGATATTGGTGTTGCTCTGGGCTCTGGATCTGATGTTGCACATGAAACGGCGAGCATTGTTTTGTTGGACAATAATTTGTCTACGATAAGTGCTGCTGTTCGTGAGGGGCGTATTATTTTTGATAATATTCGTAAAATAATTGTTTACTTGATGACCGACAGTTTTAGTGAAATTGTTTTAATTGGTTCTGCCTTTATTCTTGACCTTCCGTTGCCCATTACTGCGGCGCAAATTTTTTGGATTAATTTAGTATCAGATGGGCTGCCATATCTTGCGTTAACGGTTGAGCCTGCAGAGCCTGATGTGATGATTCAAAAGCCGCGCAGCAAAAATGAGTCGATTGTGAGCCGTGAAATGAAGCTTTTGATTTTTGTTATTGGTATAATTACTGATTTTTTTTTACTTACTCTTTATATGATTCTATTAAAATTTTCAGTTTTTGATTTTGCTTATATTCGTACTATTATTTTTACGGCGCTTTCGATTCATACATTGTTTTATGTTTTTTCAGTTCGAAGTATGCGATCTTCTTTTTTTACTATGAATCCATTTTCTAATCGAATGCTGAATTATGCCGTAGTTATTTCATTTTTGATGCAATTAGCTGTTGTGTACCTACCCTTTTTGCAAGATCTTTTTGATACGGTTGCATTGGGCTTTTTTGAATGGTTTTTAGTTGTTGGCTTGTCTTTAGTTAAAGTTATTAGTATTGAGCTAGTAAAGCATTTTTTTATAGCAACAAAAAAAAGACCTACGAGTGTTTAAACTTGTAGGTCTTTTTTTTGTTTAAAAAATATAAAAACTTATTTAGAATTTTTGGCAATGCGCTTTGTTGGTACGTATTTTACTTCTGGTGCTTGGAGCATTCTGATTTCTTCTTGAGTCAGGTAGCGCCAGTTACCTTTGGTAACACCGCGTTTGGTAAGCGACGAGTAGGCAACGCGATCAAGCTTGGTTACGTGGTACCCAAGATGCATAAAAATTCTTCTAATAATGTGATAGCGGCCGCTGTGTAATTCAACCCCAACATGGCGTTTGGTTCTGCCTTGCACAAAATAGGCCCGATCTGCTTTAACTTTGCCGTCTCGTAACGTGATGCCGTTTCTAATCTTTTCTAAATCGCGCGGATCTAGATCGCGGTCAAGCAGTGTGTGATACACTTTTTTTCTGGCAAAGCGTGGATGTGCGAGTTGCTGTGCTAAATCTCCATCGTTGGTCATAATCAAAACACCGGTGGTGTCTTGGTCTAAACGACCAACTGGATAAATGCGTTGCTTGCTTGGTAGCTGGACCAGTTCCATAACTGTTCGTTCTTGGTTAGGGTCTGAAAGCGTACAAACAAAGCCTTCTGGCTTGTTAAGCAAGATATAGACCTTCTTTTCAGGTCGAACAACTCTGCCTTGGCAGGTTATAGTGTCGGTAGGGTTTATGCGTTCGCCAGGGTTTTTAACAATAGCCCCGTTGATAGCGATAAGTCCTTCATTAATCAAATCGGTCACTTTGCGGCGTGACGAGAGCCCACAATGGGCTAAATATTTGGTTAATTGCGTTTTTTGGTTTGTTTCCATAGGTATCCTCACTACAATGATACC is drawn from Candidatus Babeliales bacterium and contains these coding sequences:
- a CDS encoding deoxynucleoside kinase, whose product is MTSPKKKHILVLEGNIGAGKSTFLDILRRNLDIDVIFEPTDKWQQVGASGNLLNLFYSDTPRWAYTFQSYAFISRVQAQQEHEERATGDKVHVIERSVYCDRYCFAKNCFEAGLMSELEWQIYKEWFGWLVEKYTTRPSGFVYLQATPETCYQRLTKRNRSEESEIPLAYLQALHQRHQDWLIDKKDVIDVLKNVPVLTLDCNQDFEFDLEEQEKHIQAVKDFIENIGAITPAKITTFETENKKQVNSGACEGSV
- the atpE gene encoding ATP synthase F0 subunit C, which translates into the protein MADTNWVPIAAYIAAGLCMGIGTLGPSLGQGFIGGKACESIGKKPESSNVVFRTMVIALAFVESTAIYALVISLILLFYVGK
- the atpH gene encoding ATP synthase F1 subunit delta, producing MILKSEALAKKYAQALMNLYQDLLDDRCYQSLLVLEAFFKKHKYVCVYLDIPTISDEFKELMLKKILETLNICKTIVRLIKPLLKHRRIEMIYDIVCQVIRLYRIRKNMLLFEVTTSHHLTDQEQQEVIVQLEKIPEVKKVEVTFLVDSELVCGIKIKGETLMWESSIAQHLENVKRSVLRRVRLW
- the atpA gene encoding F0F1 ATP synthase subunit alpha — its product is MVERDTDIISILEKSLSDKPQEKLEEIGTVIKVGDGICKVYGLTNAIFGEFINFENGGKGIILDLDEDYVSVVLLDSSCIVIEQEVAHRTGTVFCVPVGEALVGRVVNARGMPLDACGEIKAEKLMPVEHAVAGIAQRSPVNRSMETGIVVADSLIPIGRGQRELIIGNRGTGKTTIAIDTILHQKGKNVICIYVSIGNKQSSTAKIIYEFEKHGAFEYCIVVNADAKESALNQFLAPYSGCTIGEYFMKKGKDVLIVYDDLSAHAIAYRELSLLLRRPPGREAYPGDIFYIHSRLLERAGQLSAEQGGGSLTALPIIQTQGDDISAYIPTNLISITDGQIFLDTSLFNSGMRPAVNVGLSVSRVGGSAQTKAIKKVAGTLKLDLAQYNELLAFAQFGSELDRASRRVLDRGRRATELLKQDEHVTYSFVDQVLFLFLLKEGFLDKLTIEYVKPFAAQFVSYVHGTNQALYMHIQTTKELSDDDAAELRKAAEEFGLIFSE
- a CDS encoding cation-transporting P-type ATPase — encoded protein: MNAYQKSINELEKELQIDSQQGLSLPIVHERQKCYGYNVITQKQTTTWLSVLMSQFLNPLMIILLLAAGASFFLNEYKDSIIVLIVVVVNIIIGFVQEWRADRARQLLKSYEVSWCKVKRSGHYGIVDAASLVPGDVVVLEAGSRVPADMRLFFVADCMIDEALLTGEAKPVKKECGVLLEVCPVGNRRNMAYAGTHVLNGKAEGVVVATGAATQLGMIAALVSETKRGLTPLQEQLKRFSWLLGGGMVSLTAGVVALGVARGHALGDLITTGIALAVAAVPEGMLVALTVVLALGMRRMLQRQALVRHLVAAETLGSVSVICTDKTGTLTEGRMCVVKAITSAIEYDFDQENQRVLSLDSEINYLLTACVLNSNADVDVVHKTFIGQPTEVALLAAAHAAGIDSAVCRQEFVRLAELPFSSEKKYMATVHRYFEEEVLIVKGAPEKIFSLCKQNAALQKFEQRMRELSAQGLRLLAVAEAKKSHISLEHDIKNLDCLGLIGIQDPLRKHAADTVRELKNAGIYVVLVTGDHVETATHVARLVGLPVGNERVMSGSNLDQLMPGQLEDLIQNITVFARVEPRHKIDIVRAWQQKSQSVAMTGDGVNDAPALKAADIGVALGSGSDVAHETASIVLLDNNLSTISAAVREGRIIFDNIRKIIVYLMTDSFSEIVLIGSAFILDLPLPITAAQIFWINLVSDGLPYLALTVEPAEPDVMIQKPRSKNESIVSREMKLLIFVIGIITDFFLLTLYMILLKFSVFDFAYIRTIIFTALSIHTLFYVFSVRSMRSSFFTMNPFSNRMLNYAVVISFLMQLAVVYLPFLQDLFDTVALGFFEWFLVVGLSLVKVISIELVKHFFIATKKRPTSV
- a CDS encoding rRNA pseudouridine synthase, translated to METNQKTQLTKYLAHCGLSSRRKVTDLINEGLIAINGAIVKNPGERINPTDTITCQGRVVRPEKKVYILLNKPEGFVCTLSDPNQERTVMELVQLPSKQRIYPVGRLDQDTTGVLIMTNDGDLAQQLAHPRFARKKVYHTLLDRDLDPRDLEKIRNGITLRDGKVKADRAYFVQGRTKRHVGVELHSGRYHIIRRIFMHLGYHVTKLDRVAYSSLTKRGVTKGNWRYLTQEEIRMLQAPEVKYVPTKRIAKNSK